GAAATCGATCATCAAATCTCTAAATAGTCATTCAAATCAATACTATATATGAATACGGGTCAGTGAACCCTCTCCGATTCAAGAGGAATTAAACCAGAATACTTCATTCAGCACAAACCGTTCGTATTCTCGGTTTCTAATAGCGAAAACTGTTGAATTCCACCAGTGTACTTCTATTTATTGCTAGTCTTTAGCGGACAATTGATGGTATGTACTCCACCCCAAGTCATGTAGCACACGTGTTAAACTCACGAATATGCGAACCGTCAGAACATCCTGAATAGAAGGTGAGAAACGGCGAATCGAACAGCAAGAACAGGCTGTCCCCCAAAGAGACAACTGGTGAGATTATCGTCCATCAACGGCGTTTTTCTGCCCGAATTCGATTGAGGTTGGTCTTGATCGTATGCGGACATGCGACTATAAGCTGCTTTGATCGCCGGTTAATATGGTTATATTTGAGATGGTGATATCCGGGTAGTCTGGGTGAATGCATCAACATTTTCGTGAAAGCATTCATTAACAACAATGGCATCAGCACCGGCAGCCAGCACATCTGTTGCTTTTTGTGCGGAATCTATTCCGCCACTATATAACAATGCAGTATCTTCAAAATAGGTGGCAGCAGCTGTGGTATCCGCTGTTCCCCCAAACATCCCTGCATAATCTACATGAAATATCGGGAAATCATAAAAAATCTCAGTTGCGAGTGCTGCTCCCCGAACTTGTGCTACTGACAGTGAGTCAGAAACTCCAGCGATAGACGCTGCTTTCGAATTCGTGTTTTGGATCACGTAACCTACAGGGACAAGCTTCTCGACCACGTCCATAACGGAGACATCCTGCCCAAGCAACGCTTCAAGATCAGAACCGAGTTGTGAGAGCATTCGGACATGATTCCCAACGAAATGATCGCGATCACCATTGAAGACTACCGGTACAACGATCCAGTCAACACTGGCAGTCGTCTCACCCGATATTTGGGCTGATGCATAGGGCTCTTGTACGAGTGGTAGGTCCGGAAACGACCCTCTTACTTGTTGAACAACGTTGTCTGTGGCCGTTTGTGTAACACCGTCGGAACCACCAATAATCACTAAATCTGTCTCCTCTAAGATCCCAATATCTGCTGGGAGCGGCTTCGTAGGGTCAATTTCAGTCATATGGCTGGTCGACGCCCAGTCGATATTCATATAATTCTATTTACTCTGTAGCATATTATATGTTTTTGAATAGTAAATTCATGGCGAGAATATATTCCTCAGGAGAATCACTTATTACCGATAGGATCTATATGACTTTCCAACTGAGAAGCTTCTCATCGCCTTTTAATATCCATCAAATTATATATCAATATATCCCTTGTTGAAGTAGCTCAGTTCCGGATTTTGATAGTGCTGCAAGCGGTATTGCAGGTATTTCTCGTCGGATGGTAGGAATATACCTGACCTCAGTGCTGGTGATCTTGATGTAGACGCTTCTATCACTGTTTACTATCGAGAAGTATATATAAATTAATAATTATATAATAATATTAAATATAATACAGTAAAATAAACTACTAAGTACGCCTCTAATAGAAAATAAGACGATGCAAGAAGAACTTCCCCGACGAGCGTTTATTACGTCAACTGCTATTGGAATTGCTGCAATTGCTGGTTGCACACAGAGTGATTCAGAAGGGACGAACAGCGATAACTCTGCACCGGCCGACGACAACGAAACTACGACTTCCGAAGAGCCGTCCGTTCCTGAAGATGCAAATATTACTCTGTCGGTTCCTACAGCCGCCGATCTTGACGGCCTACAGTCTCCACTTATGGCGTTTTTCGATGCCGAGAACTTCACAGTAGAACCGGCGGGCGAACCCACCGATGGAGCAGGCCATTTCCACGTGATGGTTGATACAAGCCAAGTTGAACCGGGTGAAACGATTCCGAATGATGACCAGCACCTCCATTTCGGTGATGGTGCTGAACATACTGTATTAGATCTTGAGCCCGGCGAACACGAACTTACACTACAAATGGGTGATGGTGAGCACACGGCATTACCCTTGGTTGATACTCAGACTGTTACGGTCGAGGAGCGTGCTGCTGTGAGTTTGGATGCCCCCCAAGACGGTGATGTGGTTTCGACTGACGAGACAATTACCTTCAAACCAGTTGTCGACAATTTTGTCATTGAACAGGCGGGTGAACTCACACAGAATGCGGGCCACCATCATCTTCTCGTGAACACGGATCCTGTTAGCACTGGGACAGTTATTCCTTCTGATGATCAGCATATCCACTTCGGTAACGGAACAGAGATGCCAGAGATTGATGCAAGTGAATTAGGGGCCGGCGAATATGAACTTATCATCCAGATTGCAAATGGCGTTCATGAGGCATATCCGCTTACTACGGACCCAATAACCATTACAATCGAAGAATAACGCCGCTCTGTATTAATTGTTCTATTTAGTTAGTAGTAATCAAAATATCATTCTTCATCTTATCTAATTTTTGTTTTGTTCACGTTCTTCGTTTGCTCCCCACCGGCCGTGCGTATCTGGTGCCCATCCATCAGGAATCTCACGGTCCGAGTTTTCAGGACACATTGCTTGGTGACCGTATGACGCTTGTTTGGTCAAAAAGCTCTTACCGCATAGTGTACACTCCACCATCACGAACATACACTCCGCCTTGTAGATAGTCAATCTTACCATTAATATGTGATAGTGTCAATAGACAAAGATAATCATACGCGATAGGCTCTAGTCGGAAACCCTGCCGAAGTATCAATCAGGATGTAGTCACTTTCTTTGAAAGCAATAGAAGAAATCAAATACCGTTGTCACAAGACGATTTATCTCGCACGGATTGTTCAGAGTTCTCGGGACACATTGATCGATGACCGTATTCAGCATAGGCTGTGAGAAATATTTTCCCACACTGGCTACATTCGTGCATAGCTATTCTAATATCACTATATCTTTCTCCTGTTTATATTTTACTTAGATATACTCGAAGTATTATTAACACTCACTACTATCATATGACAGCCAATTGCGAATTATTGTAGATGGAGTCGCATGATGATATAGTTATCTTACTGCCATTATTGAATTGGAAATATAGTGGGTAGTATTTGCGACTAGATGTCTACCCACCAAAGATTTATTTATATTGCTATAGTGTTGGTATATAAGTTAATAATGGAGAATTACGAGGATACAGACGGCTCTGCTAACAGTGCCAGTGTAAGTATAGAAGTGGTTGAACAGCTCGCTGCTGCAGAGAACACCGATCCTCGCGATCTCCCTCCTCTCTTTCCTATAATTGACCTTGAGCTCCTCGATACATTGATTGAATCTGGAT
The DNA window shown above is from Halalkalicoccus jeotgali B3 and carries:
- a CDS encoding heptaprenylglyceryl phosphate synthase, with the translated sequence MNIDWASTSHMTEIDPTKPLPADIGILEETDLVIIGGSDGVTQTATDNVVQQVRGSFPDLPLVQEPYASAQISGETTASVDWIVVPVVFNGDRDHFVGNHVRMLSQLGSDLEALLGQDVSVMDVVEKLVPVGYVIQNTNSKAASIAGVSDSLSVAQVRGAALATEIFYDFPIFHVDYAGMFGGTADTTAAATYFEDTALLYSGGIDSAQKATDVLAAGADAIVVNECFHENVDAFTQTTRISPSQI
- a CDS encoding HalOD1 output domain-containing protein; amino-acid sequence: MENYEDTDGSANSASVSIEVVEQLAAAENTDPRDLPPLFPIIDLELLDTLIESGSSNIMVCFSANGHNITVVGDGTVNITPR
- a CDS encoding DUF4399 domain-containing protein, whose product is MQEELPRRAFITSTAIGIAAIAGCTQSDSEGTNSDNSAPADDNETTTSEEPSVPEDANITLSVPTAADLDGLQSPLMAFFDAENFTVEPAGEPTDGAGHFHVMVDTSQVEPGETIPNDDQHLHFGDGAEHTVLDLEPGEHELTLQMGDGEHTALPLVDTQTVTVEERAAVSLDAPQDGDVVSTDETITFKPVVDNFVIEQAGELTQNAGHHHLLVNTDPVSTGTVIPSDDQHIHFGNGTEMPEIDASELGAGEYELIIQIANGVHEAYPLTTDPITITIEE